The genome window AGTCGCCGACGTCCGGCGGGGTGAACCAGGCCGGCGATTCCCAGCTCGGCACATAGAAGATCTTGTTGTCCTCACAGAAGCGCGCGACCGTCGGCAGCGAGCCGGCCGGCTCGACGCAGCCGATCAGCATCCTGGCCTGGCTCGCCGGCAGGCTGCGCACCTGGGCGAGCTGCCGCGCCGTGTCGTTCTGATGGAACAGCTCCTGGGTTTCGAGCCCGAGCGCCTTGGCGGCCTCGTCGAAGGCGCGCGTCCACACCGCCCAGTAATCGTTGGCAGGCGTCGAGACCTGATTGGCGATCTTGCCGCGGACGATCTCCGCCGCCTCGGCCATGCGGGTGATCGCGGGCGTCATCGCCAGCGAGATGCCGGCGACGCCGGCCAGTTGCATGAACACGCGCCGGCTCAGGCCGGACGGCAGCGCGAGAGCCGTCGCAACGATGTTGCGTTCTTGATCGTCCATGGGTTTCCTCCCGTCATATTTCGACGAATTATTGTAATCCAATAAATTTGACGATTATCAATCTGTCAAGTGGGGGGTATGGGCGGCGGCTCAGCGCAGCCCTGTCGCCTCCCGGGCAGCTGGCGCACGCATCGCGGTCTCAGGCGGAAATTCACCGGATTCGTGTTGTTGTGGTGCAGCATTCCACCACAGGTCGCTCTGTCGTGCCCTTTGTGAACGGGCGCTTGACAATCCGATATTTCAATGAGTTCTCTCATTATGATAAATTGGAGGAAAATATGAAACAGCTTGACGGTCAGGTCGCGCTCATCACCGGCGCCGCTCATCCCGCGGGGATCGGATTTGCCATCGCGCGTGCCCTGCTCGCGGCCGGTGCGGCGGTGACGATCGTCGACCTCGGGCAGGACGCGTGCGAGGCGGCCGCCGACCGGCTTTCATCCGCGCTCGCCGGGGAGGGGACGGAACACGTCGCGCCGCTCGCGTTGGCCGCAGACGTGCGCGACCGCGACGCGCTGGAGCGGGTCGTGGCGGCGACGCTCGCCCGGTTCGGCCGGCTCGACATCCTCGTCAGCAATGCGGGCATCGCCCAGCCGCGCAAGGTGATGGACATCAGCGCCGACGACTGGTCGGCGACGCTCGACGTCAATCTGCGCGGGATGCTCAACCTCACCCAGGCCGCGCTGCCGCATCTCTCCGACGGAGGGCGGATCGTCGCCATCGCCTCGATCGCGGCGCAGCGCGGCGGCGGCCTGCTCGGTGGCCCGCATTATGCGGCTTCGAAGGGCGGCGTCCTCTCGCTGGCGAAGAGCATGGCGCGCGAGTTCGGCCCCCGCGGCATCCGCGTCAACTGCGTCAATCCCGGCGTGATCATCACCGGCATGAACGCCACCGCGTTCGACGAGGCGACCAAGCGGCGCCTGCTCGACCAGATTCCGCTCGGCCGCTTCGGCACGCCGAAGGACGTCGCCGATGTCTGCCTGTTCCTCGCGTCGCCGCAATCGGGGTACCTGACCGGTACCGCGATCGACATCAACGGCGGTATGCACATCCATTGACGGGGTGTCGCTTGACCATCGCCGCGCCGGGGCCCAACTCTTCAACGGTTCCGGCGCAGGGTCTTCTGATGGTTTGTCGAAGGAATAGCGGCTGATGGACAGCCTGAGCCGGATGATCGGGATCTTCGATCTCTTCGACGGGGACCGCACGGTCGTCACTGTCGAGGAGGTGGCGTCCGCGCTCGACTGCTCGGTCCCGACCGCCTACCGCTATCTGAAGACGCTGAGTTCGGCCGGTCTCATCGCGCCGGGCATCGAGGGCGGCTTCGGGCTCGGCGCCCGCATCATCCAGCTCGACCGGCAGATCCGCCTCAACGACCCTCTGCTGCACCGCGCCGGCGACGTGATGGACCGGCTGGTGCGCGAGGTGCACGGCAACCTCATGGTCTGCGCGTCCTACGGCAAGAACGTCGTCTGCATCGCGCAGGCCTGGCCCGACCGCACGGTGCTGACGAGCTACGACCGCGGACGGCCGATGCCGCTTTTGCGCGGCGCCGCCGGCAAGGCGATCCTCGCCCACCTGCCGGACCACCGCCTGCGCAGCCTGATGCTCGCCAATGCCGCCGAGATCGCCGCCGCCGGCCTCGGCCGCGACTGGGCGGAGTTCCGCAAGACGCTGAAGGCCATCCGCAAGCGCGGCTATTCCGTCAGCGTCGGCGAGGTGGACGAGCGCAACGCCGGCATCGCCGCGCCGATCCTGAGCCCGGAAAAGCGCGCCCTCGGGTGCCTCGTCCTCGTCGTGCCCCGCACGGAACTGAACGAGGCCACCATTCCCGAAATCGCCGCAAAACTCATCGCCGGCGCGCGCGACATCTCCGGCTGAAGCGCCTTCCGATCGTAACCCCATCCGATCGACAAAGATCACGCCCTCGACGATCCCTTGCGGACGCTGCCCGCCCCCCCGGCGGCGACGGTGCGCGGCACCCGGTGACGTGCCGGACGCCGCCCGTTCATCTCCCGGCAGGCCATCCGCGCAGGTGCCGGTAGCGGCGGGCGATAAGGGCGTCGATGGACAGGATGCCCGGTCCTCGGGCGATCACCATGAGGAAGCAGGTCGCCCACA of Pseudoxanthobacter soli DSM 19599 contains these proteins:
- a CDS encoding SDR family NAD(P)-dependent oxidoreductase — its product is MKQLDGQVALITGAAHPAGIGFAIARALLAAGAAVTIVDLGQDACEAAADRLSSALAGEGTEHVAPLALAADVRDRDALERVVAATLARFGRLDILVSNAGIAQPRKVMDISADDWSATLDVNLRGMLNLTQAALPHLSDGGRIVAIASIAAQRGGGLLGGPHYAASKGGVLSLAKSMAREFGPRGIRVNCVNPGVIITGMNATAFDEATKRRLLDQIPLGRFGTPKDVADVCLFLASPQSGYLTGTAIDINGGMHIH
- a CDS encoding IclR family transcriptional regulator, with product MDSLSRMIGIFDLFDGDRTVVTVEEVASALDCSVPTAYRYLKTLSSAGLIAPGIEGGFGLGARIIQLDRQIRLNDPLLHRAGDVMDRLVREVHGNLMVCASYGKNVVCIAQAWPDRTVLTSYDRGRPMPLLRGAAGKAILAHLPDHRLRSLMLANAAEIAAAGLGRDWAEFRKTLKAIRKRGYSVSVGEVDERNAGIAAPILSPEKRALGCLVLVVPRTELNEATIPEIAAKLIAGARDISG